The following are encoded in a window of Bradyrhizobium sp. WBOS07 genomic DNA:
- a CDS encoding sulfite exporter TauE/SafE family protein has translation METLTYVLLLLGALAGGFVSGLAGFGTALMALGIWLYVLPPSLAVPLVLICSVIAQTSTLPSMWKSFDLSLVWPFLIGGLAGVPLGTMMIASADPKVFKLSVGILILIFSSAMYLNKRPLAITFGGRIADGAIGFAGGILGGLAGLSGPLPILWANIRGWNKHERRGIFQLFNFTVLATALVLQTASGLVELTVVWLALVAFPGTLIGAWAGARVYHALNDKHFGDVVLGLLFLSGLTLVWNSLGAL, from the coding sequence TTGGAAACGCTCACCTACGTCCTGCTGCTCCTCGGCGCGTTGGCCGGCGGCTTCGTCTCGGGGCTGGCAGGGTTCGGCACGGCGCTGATGGCACTCGGCATCTGGCTCTACGTGCTGCCGCCCTCGCTCGCGGTGCCCCTGGTGCTGATCTGCTCGGTGATCGCGCAGACCTCGACGTTGCCGTCGATGTGGAAGAGCTTTGACCTCTCGCTGGTCTGGCCGTTCCTGATCGGAGGGCTGGCCGGCGTGCCGCTGGGGACCATGATGATCGCCTCGGCCGATCCCAAAGTGTTCAAGCTGAGCGTCGGCATCTTAATTCTGATCTTTTCGAGCGCGATGTATCTGAACAAGAGGCCGCTCGCGATCACGTTCGGCGGCCGCATCGCCGACGGCGCGATCGGCTTTGCCGGCGGCATCCTGGGCGGCCTCGCCGGATTGTCGGGTCCACTGCCGATCCTGTGGGCCAACATCCGCGGCTGGAACAAGCACGAGCGGCGCGGCATCTTCCAGCTCTTCAATTTCACGGTGCTGGCCACGGCGCTGGTGCTGCAGACCGCATCGGGTCTCGTCGAGCTCACAGTGGTCTGGCTCGCACTGGTCGCCTTTCCAGGTACCTTGATCGGCGCCTGGGCCGGCGCACGCGTCTATCATGCCCTCAACGACAAGCATTTTGGCGATGTCGTGCTCGGCCTGCTGTTCCTGTCAGGCCTGACCCTGGTCTGGAACAGCCTCGGCGCGCTCTAA
- a CDS encoding PLP-dependent aminotransferase family protein — MDWIPTISELSGPRYQRIVEAMEADIAAGRLVRGQQLPTQRALAKALGIDLTTVTRAYTEARRRGILEARVGQGSFVSETSARRAVDLPHPVAIDLSMNVPPHPLEAQLDERIIAGLESIRAQSGLTAYLNYQPPGGSAHEREVAARWMRGRVPHAHADRLVVFPGAQTILFNLLAHLAKPGDIVLTEALTFPGIRAAAVQLGIRLVGIAMDDGGILPDALAKACRVHKPKAVYLIPTLHNPTTATLSAQRRGALAKIIRDADTILIEDDAYGLLDRSASPIANLIPERTYLATTLSKCIAPALRVAYLVTPDGGAQRQMRTSLQATVQMPAPLMVALVTHWIETGVADRIITAIRNEAIGRQQLAQRTLKGFQFLARPAAHHLWLRLPERRPDVAADLLRNGLAVVAADAFTVGGMPPHAARVSLGAARNRSELTEALRILVGALQKPADTRQIV, encoded by the coding sequence ATGGATTGGATCCCGACAATCTCGGAGCTGTCAGGCCCGCGCTACCAGCGCATCGTCGAGGCCATGGAGGCGGACATCGCCGCCGGCCGGCTGGTGCGCGGCCAACAGCTGCCGACGCAGCGCGCGCTGGCGAAAGCCCTCGGCATCGATCTCACCACGGTGACGCGCGCCTACACCGAGGCGCGGCGCCGAGGCATCCTGGAGGCGCGGGTCGGACAGGGGTCGTTCGTGTCTGAGACCAGCGCGCGCCGCGCCGTCGACCTGCCGCATCCCGTCGCGATCGATCTGTCGATGAACGTGCCGCCGCATCCGCTGGAGGCGCAGCTCGACGAACGCATCATCGCCGGGCTGGAATCCATCCGCGCGCAATCGGGCCTGACGGCGTATCTCAACTACCAGCCGCCCGGCGGCAGCGCGCATGAGCGCGAGGTCGCGGCGCGCTGGATGCGCGGGCGGGTGCCGCACGCGCATGCCGACAGGCTCGTGGTCTTTCCCGGCGCGCAGACGATCCTGTTCAACCTGCTCGCGCACCTCGCGAAGCCCGGGGATATCGTGCTGACGGAGGCGCTGACATTTCCCGGCATCAGGGCCGCGGCCGTGCAGCTCGGCATCAGGCTCGTCGGAATCGCCATGGATGATGGTGGCATCCTGCCCGATGCGCTGGCCAAGGCCTGCCGCGTGCACAAGCCTAAGGCCGTCTATCTGATTCCGACGCTGCACAATCCGACCACCGCGACGCTTTCTGCCCAGCGGCGCGGTGCCCTCGCAAAGATCATCCGCGACGCCGACACGATCCTGATCGAGGACGACGCCTACGGCCTGCTCGACCGTTCGGCATCGCCGATCGCCAATCTCATTCCCGAGCGGACGTATCTTGCGACCACGCTGTCGAAATGCATCGCACCGGCGTTGCGCGTCGCCTATCTGGTGACGCCCGACGGCGGCGCGCAGCGACAGATGCGCACGTCCCTGCAGGCGACCGTGCAGATGCCGGCGCCGCTGATGGTCGCACTGGTGACGCATTGGATCGAGACCGGCGTTGCCGATCGCATCATCACCGCCATTCGCAACGAAGCAATCGGCCGGCAGCAGCTCGCGCAACGCACGCTGAAGGGCTTCCAATTCCTGGCGAGGCCGGCAGCGCATCATCTATGGCTGCGGCTGCCCGAGCGCCGGCCCGATGTCGCCGCAGATCTGCTGCGGAACGGCCTTGCGGTCGTCGCCGCCGATGCTTTCACGGTCGGCGGGATGCCGCCGCACGCGGCCCGCGTCTCGCTGGGGGCGGCCCGGAACAGATCTGAATTGACGGAAGCGCTGCGCATCCTGGTCGGCGCGCTGCAGAAGCCCGCCGACACCAGGCAGATCGTCTAG
- a CDS encoding DUF983 domain-containing protein yields MGRRKGRGVVMAAGSVSLGKAMWRGFRGKCPNCGEGHLFGRFLKVADRCDHCGEELFHQRADDFPAYLVMVVVGHLVVPAILAVETAYAPPEWLQLAVWLPVTLFASLALLQPTKGAIVGLQWQLGMHGFEAGKLRREAGELAPVLVKADARAA; encoded by the coding sequence ATGGGTCGTCGAAAAGGAAGAGGTGTGGTCATGGCGGCCGGTTCAGTCTCTCTGGGGAAGGCGATGTGGCGCGGCTTTCGCGGCAAGTGCCCGAATTGCGGCGAAGGGCATCTGTTCGGCCGTTTCCTGAAAGTCGCCGATCGTTGCGATCATTGCGGCGAGGAGCTGTTTCACCAGCGCGCAGACGACTTTCCGGCCTACCTCGTGATGGTCGTGGTCGGCCATCTCGTGGTGCCGGCGATCCTCGCGGTCGAGACCGCCTATGCGCCGCCGGAATGGTTGCAGCTCGCCGTGTGGCTTCCGGTGACGCTGTTCGCCTCGCTCGCATTGCTGCAGCCGACCAAGGGCGCCATCGTGGGGCTGCAATGGCAGCTCGGCATGCACGGATTCGAGGCGGGAAAGCTGCGGCGGGAGGCGGGCGAGCTCGCGCCCGTGCTGGTGAAGGCCGACGCCCGCGCCGCCTGA
- a CDS encoding alpha/beta fold hydrolase, with product MAARAKTFLLCHGAWSGGWAWKKMHPLMAGAGHRLVTPTYTGLGERAHLASPAIDLDTHIQDILNVIRFEDLDDIVLLGHSYGGMVATGVADRVRERVRQLIYLDAFVPRDGQSLFDLNEGGREPMRRAAAAGDGFRIPPNPPPPDTPQADLDWLNARRVPMPIKCFETKLRLEHGEPTIPCSYIYCTRIPPGDVFGQFATRAKNEDGWRSFELDASHAPNVTAPEALMRMLDEIVA from the coding sequence ATGGCCGCACGCGCGAAGACCTTCCTGCTCTGTCACGGCGCATGGTCCGGCGGATGGGCCTGGAAGAAGATGCATCCGCTGATGGCCGGGGCCGGTCATCGCCTGGTGACTCCGACCTATACGGGCCTCGGCGAACGCGCGCATCTCGCCAGCCCGGCGATCGATCTCGACACGCACATTCAGGACATCCTCAACGTCATCAGATTCGAGGATCTCGACGACATCGTGCTGCTCGGCCACAGCTATGGCGGCATGGTCGCGACCGGTGTCGCCGACCGCGTCCGCGAGCGCGTGAGGCAGCTGATCTATCTCGATGCTTTCGTGCCGCGCGACGGCCAGTCGCTGTTCGACCTCAACGAGGGCGGGCGGGAGCCGATGCGAAGGGCGGCAGCTGCTGGCGACGGTTTTCGCATTCCGCCGAACCCGCCGCCGCCGGATACGCCGCAGGCCGATCTCGACTGGCTGAACGCGCGCCGGGTGCCGATGCCCATCAAGTGCTTCGAGACGAAGCTGAGGCTCGAACATGGCGAGCCGACGATCCCGTGCAGCTACATCTATTGCACCCGCATCCCGCCGGGCGACGTGTTCGGGCAATTCGCGACGCGTGCCAAGAACGAGGACGGATGGCGCTCTTTCGAGCTCGACGCCAGTCATGCCCCGAATGTCACTGCGCCGGAAGCGCTGATGCGGATGTTGGACGAGATCGTCGCATAG
- a CDS encoding N-acetylmuramoyl-L-alanine amidase, whose translation MRTFEPDSSIVSDIIPSPNYGERNKGRQPDMIVLHYTGMPDVEGALARLCTAGTEVSAHYVVLEDGRIVQCVPETKRAWHAGVSSWAGEDDINSCSIGIEIVNRGHDWGYPEFPLRQIAAVIALCRGIMLRRKVPSHRVLGHSDVAPARKKDPGEKFPWHSLANSGVGHWVTPAPVVRGETLMLGTISDEVLSLQQALARYGYGVPLSGKYDAATMEVVTAFQRHFRPARLDGVADHSTLSTLQALLASLPPEGTTVASK comes from the coding sequence ATGCGGACGTTCGAGCCGGACTCCTCGATCGTCTCCGACATCATCCCTTCGCCGAATTACGGCGAGCGCAACAAGGGACGGCAGCCCGATATGATCGTGCTGCACTACACCGGCATGCCCGATGTCGAGGGCGCGCTGGCGCGGTTGTGCACGGCCGGCACCGAGGTCTCGGCGCATTATGTCGTGCTGGAGGACGGCCGCATCGTGCAATGCGTGCCCGAGACCAAGCGCGCCTGGCACGCCGGCGTATCGTCCTGGGCCGGCGAGGACGACATCAACTCCTGCTCGATCGGGATCGAGATCGTCAATCGCGGCCATGACTGGGGCTATCCGGAGTTTCCGTTGCGCCAGATCGCCGCCGTGATCGCGCTGTGCCGCGGCATTATGCTCCGCCGCAAGGTGCCGTCCCACCGGGTGCTCGGCCATTCCGACGTCGCGCCCGCGCGCAAGAAGGACCCCGGCGAGAAGTTTCCGTGGCACTCGCTCGCCAATTCCGGCGTCGGTCACTGGGTCACGCCCGCCCCTGTCGTGCGCGGCGAGACCCTGATGCTCGGCACCATCAGCGACGAGGTGCTGAGCCTGCAGCAGGCGCTCGCCAGATACGGCTACGGCGTGCCGCTATCAGGCAAATACGACGCCGCGACCATGGAGGTCGTCACGGCCTTCCAGCGTCATTTCCGCCCGGCGCGGCTCGATGGCGTCGCGGACCACTCGACGCTGTCGACATTGCAGGCGCTGCTGGCCAGCCTGCCGCCGGAAGGGACGACCGTCGCATCGAAGTGA
- the rsmH gene encoding 16S rRNA (cytosine(1402)-N(4))-methyltransferase RsmH, whose product MSPAPHIPVLGREAIAHLAPRDGGLYVDATFGAGGYSRAILEVPGTRLIAIDRDRTAIASGAELVERSAGRLTLVEDRFSNLADVCAAQGFDTVDGVVMDVGVSSMQLDQAGRGFSFRLDGPLDMRMGQSGPTAAEVVARASEGDLADIIYQLGEERHSRRIARAIVADRQETPFTTTRALADLVGRVVRSKPGDIHPATRTFQALRIFVNEELDELQIALAAAERVLKPGGRLVVVSFHSLEDRIVKNFLAERSKTGGGSRHLPEVAQVAPSFQLLTRRPIVAGDDEVAHNPRARSAKLRAAERTSAPAHQDGEQSSWPKLSDVIRGG is encoded by the coding sequence ATGAGCCCGGCCCCGCACATTCCCGTTCTTGGCCGCGAGGCCATCGCCCATCTCGCTCCGCGCGATGGCGGCCTTTATGTCGACGCCACGTTTGGTGCCGGCGGCTATAGCCGTGCGATCCTGGAAGTGCCGGGAACCCGGCTCATCGCCATTGATCGCGACCGCACGGCGATCGCGAGCGGTGCCGAGCTGGTCGAACGCTCCGCCGGCCGGCTGACCCTGGTCGAGGACCGCTTTTCCAATCTCGCCGATGTCTGCGCGGCACAGGGATTCGACACCGTGGACGGCGTCGTGATGGATGTCGGCGTCTCCTCGATGCAGCTCGACCAGGCCGGCCGCGGCTTCTCGTTCCGCCTCGACGGTCCGCTCGACATGCGGATGGGACAGTCAGGGCCGACCGCAGCCGAGGTCGTCGCGCGTGCCTCCGAAGGCGATCTCGCCGACATCATCTACCAGCTCGGCGAGGAGCGGCATTCGCGCCGCATCGCCCGCGCCATCGTGGCCGACCGGCAGGAGACGCCGTTCACGACCACGCGCGCGCTCGCCGATCTCGTCGGCAGGGTGGTGCGATCGAAGCCGGGCGACATTCACCCGGCGACGCGGACCTTTCAGGCCTTGCGCATCTTCGTCAACGAGGAGCTCGATGAGCTGCAGATCGCGCTGGCCGCGGCCGAGCGCGTGCTCAAGCCCGGCGGCCGCCTCGTCGTGGTCTCGTTCCATTCGCTCGAAGACCGCATCGTCAAGAATTTCCTCGCCGAGCGCTCCAAGACCGGCGGCGGCTCGCGGCACCTGCCGGAGGTCGCGCAAGTTGCGCCGAGCTTCCAGCTGCTGACGCGGCGGCCCATCGTCGCCGGAGACGACGAAGTTGCGCACAATCCGCGGGCGCGTTCCGCGAAATTGCGCGCGGCCGAACGCACCTCGGCGCCGGCGCATCAGGATGGCGAGCAATCGTCCTGGCCGAAACTCTCCGACGTGATCAGGGGAGGGTAG
- a CDS encoding penicillin-binding protein 2 encodes MSAVTPAKPAEPWRQRLIRSLLYGRNVDRAVKARARVGLAMLAFALVYALIGGRLVMFAIGADAHSARRAASQEVVATARPDIVDRNGAILATDVKTASLFGEPRRIIDKDEAIELLTATVPDLDEAEVRERLRTRKGFVWLKREVTAQQQQAIHKLGIPGIGFLRENKRVYPTGNEVAHLIGLVNIDNQGIAGMEKWLDNQGLADLHRAGFATDRLQKPIELSVDLRVEHALRDELLKAKDKFHAKAASGLVSNVKTGEIVAMVSLPDFDPNNPKEAHDPDRINRLTTGVYEMGSTFKAFTLAMGLDSGKINLNSMWDARGNLHYGKFTIHDSHPLGRFINTKEVFTYSSNIGAARIALNQGVEAHKAFLTKLGQTTRLRTELPESAAPLVPRRWGELNTVTIAFGQGMSVAPLQAVMGINALVNGGHLIPPTFMKRSESEAAALAKRVIKQDTSDKMRFLMRLNAEVGSARKADVKGYYVGGKTGTSEKVINGRYAKKRVLNSFTAILPCDDPKYHVLIMLDEPQALPETHGFITSGWNAVPTGGKVIERIAPLLGVEPRFDLPPAERLILAASRTTQ; translated from the coding sequence ATGAGCGCTGTGACTCCGGCCAAGCCTGCAGAACCCTGGCGGCAGCGTCTGATCCGCAGCCTGCTGTACGGGCGCAACGTCGACCGCGCCGTAAAGGCGCGCGCACGTGTCGGTCTCGCCATGCTCGCCTTCGCCTTGGTCTACGCCCTGATCGGCGGCCGGCTCGTGATGTTCGCGATCGGCGCCGACGCCCACAGTGCGCGTCGCGCGGCCTCGCAGGAGGTGGTTGCGACCGCGCGGCCCGACATCGTCGACCGCAACGGCGCGATCCTCGCGACCGACGTCAAGACGGCAAGCCTGTTCGGCGAGCCGCGCCGCATCATCGACAAGGACGAGGCGATCGAGCTTCTCACCGCGACCGTGCCCGACCTCGACGAGGCCGAGGTGCGCGAACGCCTGAGGACGCGCAAGGGCTTCGTCTGGCTCAAGCGCGAGGTCACGGCGCAGCAGCAGCAGGCGATTCACAAGCTCGGCATTCCCGGCATCGGCTTCCTGCGCGAGAACAAGCGCGTCTATCCGACCGGCAACGAGGTCGCCCACCTCATCGGCCTCGTCAACATCGACAACCAGGGCATCGCCGGCATGGAGAAGTGGCTCGACAATCAGGGCCTTGCCGATCTCCATCGCGCCGGATTCGCCACCGACCGGCTGCAGAAGCCGATCGAACTCTCGGTCGATCTGCGCGTCGAGCACGCGCTGCGCGACGAGCTGCTGAAGGCCAAGGACAAGTTCCACGCCAAGGCCGCTTCCGGCCTCGTCTCCAACGTCAAGACCGGCGAGATCGTCGCGATGGTGTCGCTGCCGGATTTCGATCCCAACAATCCGAAGGAAGCGCACGATCCCGACCGCATCAACCGCCTGACCACCGGCGTCTACGAGATGGGCTCGACCTTCAAGGCGTTCACGCTGGCGATGGGGCTGGATTCCGGTAAGATCAATCTGAACTCGATGTGGGACGCGCGCGGCAACCTGCACTACGGCAAGTTCACCATCCACGACAGCCATCCGCTCGGGCGCTTCATCAACACCAAGGAAGTGTTCACCTATTCCTCCAACATCGGCGCGGCACGGATTGCGCTCAACCAGGGCGTCGAGGCGCACAAGGCCTTCCTCACCAAGCTGGGACAGACGACCCGGCTGCGCACCGAGCTGCCGGAAAGCGCGGCGCCGCTGGTGCCGCGACGCTGGGGGGAACTGAACACCGTCACCATCGCGTTCGGCCAGGGCATGTCGGTGGCGCCGCTCCAGGCGGTGATGGGCATCAACGCGCTGGTGAACGGCGGCCATTTGATTCCGCCGACCTTCATGAAGCGCAGCGAATCCGAAGCCGCGGCGCTGGCCAAGCGCGTGATCAAGCAGGACACCAGCGACAAGATGCGGTTCCTGATGCGGCTCAATGCCGAAGTCGGCTCGGCAAGAAAGGCGGACGTCAAGGGCTATTATGTCGGCGGCAAGACCGGCACGTCCGAGAAGGTCATCAACGGCCGCTACGCCAAGAAGCGCGTGCTCAACTCGTTCACCGCCATCCTGCCCTGCGACGATCCCAAATATCACGTCCTGATCATGCTGGACGAGCCGCAGGCGTTGCCCGAGACGCATGGTTTCATCACTTCGGGATGGAACGCGGTGCCGACCGGCGGCAAGGTGATCGAGCGGATCGCGCCGCTTCTGGGCGTCGAGCCGCGGTTCGACCTGCCGCCTGCGGAGCGCCTTATTCTTGCAGCATCCAGGACAACCCAGTAA
- a CDS encoding UDP-N-acetylmuramoyl-L-alanyl-D-glutamate--2,6-diaminopimelate ligase, with protein sequence MKLRDLLGQDILGNDAAIEPAAAALEVTGLALDSRAVKPGDVFFALAGSKTDGARFIDAAVAAGAVAVVGDHAPVAGRVPFVTVANPRRALALAAANFFPAQPATIAAVTGTSGKTSVAAFTRQIWERLGHAAASIGTIGLVSPKRTIYGSLTTPDPIALHRQIDEIAREGVTHLAFEASSHGLDQYRLDGVRVSAAGFTNLSRDHMDYHPTVAHYLAAKLRLFRELVPPGGAAVVSADHDCSAEAIDAAKARGLRVMAVGRNGDGAGEGIRLTEAVVEGFSQRLTLEHRGKRHGIRLPLVGEFQIENALVSAGFAIGTGSDAADVFASLEHLEGAKGRLERVGERNGAPIFVDYAHKPDALAKALQALRPYAKRRLVVVFGAGGDRDAGKRPIMGEIAAENADGIIVTDDNPRSEKPEAIRAAILATAKGAREIGDRAAAIGAAIEELQEGDALLIAGKGHETGQIVGGEVLPFSDHEAVAAALASRIA encoded by the coding sequence ATGAAGCTGCGCGACCTCCTGGGTCAGGATATTTTGGGCAATGACGCCGCCATCGAGCCCGCTGCCGCCGCGCTCGAGGTGACCGGCCTTGCGCTCGACAGCCGCGCGGTCAAACCGGGTGATGTCTTCTTCGCGCTGGCGGGCAGCAAGACCGACGGTGCACGCTTCATCGATGCTGCGGTTGCCGCGGGCGCCGTGGCTGTGGTCGGTGACCATGCGCCGGTCGCGGGCAGGGTGCCGTTCGTCACCGTGGCCAATCCGCGCCGCGCGCTGGCGCTGGCCGCTGCCAACTTCTTCCCCGCCCAGCCGGCGACCATCGCGGCGGTGACCGGCACCAGCGGCAAGACCTCGGTCGCAGCCTTCACGCGCCAGATCTGGGAGCGGCTGGGGCATGCCGCCGCCAGCATCGGCACCATCGGCCTCGTCTCGCCCAAGCGCACCATCTACGGCTCGCTGACGACGCCGGATCCGATCGCGCTGCACCGGCAGATCGACGAGATCGCGCGCGAGGGCGTCACGCATCTCGCCTTCGAGGCGTCGTCGCACGGGCTTGATCAGTACCGGCTCGACGGCGTGCGCGTCTCCGCCGCTGGCTTCACCAATCTGTCGCGCGACCACATGGATTACCATCCGACCGTCGCGCATTATCTCGCGGCGAAGCTCCGCCTGTTCCGCGAGCTGGTGCCGCCCGGCGGCGCGGCGGTGGTCTCTGCCGATCATGATTGCTCGGCAGAGGCGATCGATGCAGCGAAGGCGCGCGGCCTGCGCGTGATGGCGGTCGGCCGCAACGGCGACGGGGCGGGCGAGGGCATCCGTCTCACTGAAGCCGTGGTCGAAGGCTTCTCGCAACGGCTGACGCTCGAACATCGCGGCAAGCGCCATGGGATCCGGCTGCCGCTGGTCGGCGAATTCCAGATCGAGAACGCCCTGGTGTCGGCCGGTTTTGCGATCGGCACCGGCAGCGATGCAGCCGACGTGTTCGCAAGCCTGGAGCATCTCGAAGGCGCCAAGGGCCGGCTCGAACGCGTCGGCGAGCGCAACGGCGCGCCGATCTTCGTCGACTATGCGCACAAGCCCGATGCGCTGGCGAAGGCGCTGCAGGCGCTGCGGCCCTATGCCAAGCGCCGGCTGGTCGTCGTGTTCGGCGCGGGCGGCGACCGCGATGCCGGCAAGCGTCCGATCATGGGCGAGATCGCGGCCGAGAATGCCGACGGCATCATCGTCACCGACGACAATCCGCGCAGCGAGAAGCCGGAGGCGATCCGCGCCGCGATCCTCGCCACCGCCAAGGGCGCCCGCGAGATCGGCGACCGCGCTGCCGCGATCGGCGCCGCGATCGAGGAATTGCAGGAGGGCGATGCGCTGCTCATCGCCGGCAAGGGCCACGAGACCGGGCAGATCGTCGGCGGAGAGGTCTTGCCCTTCAGTGATCACGAGGCGGTCGCCGCCGCATTAGCGTCGAGGATTGCATGA
- the murF gene encoding UDP-N-acetylmuramoyl-tripeptide--D-alanyl-D-alanine ligase, with protein MSAPIWTIAEVARALGADGSFPDTPIDFVTQDSRLVKPGSLFVALSGTPSGGFVSAFASARDGWEFADKAEASGAVAMIVPHQIAGISIPQIVVKDTLIDGLWALARAGRARFKGPVIGLTGSAGKTSTKEFLAAYPNAYASPSSFNNFWGVPLTLCNARPNASLWVVEMGMNQKGEIARLSELTRPTVALVVNVQPVHLEKLGSLEAIRHEKVSIALGLPEDGVLVLPAGLKASEWKGKVVRFGEHAEVHEVAHAPHGESWQVVAMIGKKEIAFSLTPGAPHRVQNALAALAAIRAAHLDPATLAIKLDRVGIMTGRGVEQAVGGITVIDDSFNGNPASVAAALQSLQARHMSGGRRIAVLGDMLELGEDAPGYHTALAKHLDGIDGVYCVGPLMRHLYDVLPSGKRLGWHDDPATLKPGEVANLLQAGDVVVVKGSKKMFWVNKFVPGLVAALQAKA; from the coding sequence ATGAGCGCGCCGATATGGACGATTGCCGAAGTGGCGCGCGCGCTGGGCGCGGACGGATCGTTCCCGGACACCCCGATCGATTTCGTCACCCAGGACAGCCGCCTGGTGAAACCGGGCAGCCTGTTCGTGGCGCTGAGCGGCACGCCGAGCGGCGGTTTCGTCTCGGCCTTCGCCAGCGCGCGTGACGGCTGGGAATTCGCCGACAAGGCGGAGGCTTCAGGCGCGGTCGCCATGATCGTGCCGCACCAGATCGCGGGCATCAGCATTCCCCAGATCGTCGTCAAGGACACGCTGATCGACGGCCTCTGGGCTCTCGCACGCGCTGGGCGCGCGCGTTTCAAGGGGCCGGTGATCGGGCTCACCGGCAGCGCGGGCAAGACCAGCACCAAGGAGTTTCTGGCGGCCTATCCGAACGCCTATGCCAGCCCTTCGAGCTTCAACAATTTCTGGGGCGTGCCGCTGACGCTGTGCAACGCGCGGCCCAACGCCAGCCTCTGGGTCGTCGAGATGGGCATGAACCAGAAAGGCGAGATCGCGCGGCTGAGCGAATTGACGCGGCCGACGGTGGCGCTGGTCGTCAACGTCCAGCCCGTGCATCTGGAAAAGCTCGGCTCGCTCGAAGCTATCAGGCACGAGAAAGTCTCGATCGCGCTCGGTCTGCCCGAGGACGGCGTGCTGGTGCTGCCTGCGGGACTCAAGGCCTCCGAATGGAAAGGCAAGGTCGTGCGCTTCGGCGAGCACGCCGAGGTGCATGAGGTCGCGCACGCGCCGCATGGCGAGAGCTGGCAGGTCGTGGCCATGATCGGCAAGAAGGAGATCGCCTTCAGCCTGACGCCGGGCGCGCCGCATCGCGTGCAGAATGCGCTGGCCGCGCTCGCCGCGATCCGCGCGGCCCATCTCGATCCGGCGACGCTCGCGATCAAGCTCGACCGTGTCGGCATCATGACCGGCCGCGGCGTCGAGCAGGCGGTCGGCGGCATCACCGTGATCGACGACAGCTTCAACGGCAATCCGGCCAGCGTTGCTGCCGCGCTGCAGAGCCTGCAGGCCCGCCACATGAGCGGCGGCCGCCGCATTGCGGTCCTTGGCGACATGCTGGAGCTCGGCGAAGACGCGCCAGGCTACCACACCGCCCTTGCCAAGCACCTCGACGGGATCGACGGGGTCTACTGCGTCGGCCCCCTGATGCGCCACCTCTACGATGTGCTGCCGTCAGGCAAGCGCCTCGGCTGGCACGATGATCCCGCCACGCTGAAGCCGGGCGAGGTCGCAAATCTGCTGCAGGCAGGCGATGTCGTGGTTGTCAAGGGCAGCAAGAAGATGTTCTGGGTCAACAAGTTTGTGCCCGGCCTGGTGGCCGCCTTGCAGGCGAAGGCGTAA